A stretch of Manis javanica isolate MJ-LG chromosome 1, MJ_LKY, whole genome shotgun sequence DNA encodes these proteins:
- the SPDL1 gene encoding protein Spindly isoform X3: MEADIIADLRCKLKEVEEERLRAAQYGLQLVESQTELQNQLDKCRHEMMTMTENYEQEKYTLQREVELKSRMLESLSSECEAIKQQQKIHLEKLEEQLSRSHGQEVNELKNKLEKLKAELDEARLSEKQLKHKVDHQKELLSCKSEEMRIMSERVHESMSSEMLALQIELTEMESMKTTLKEEVNELQYRQEQLELLSTNLLRQVDRLKEEKEEREKEAVAYYNALEKARVANQDLQVQLDQALQQALDPSSKGNSLFAEVEDRRAAMERQLISMKVKYQSLKKQNAFNREQMQRMKSLCENMESKPAANSNALEDNTYYTDLLQIKLDNLNKENESTKGELSIQRMKALFESQRALDIERKLFANERCLQVSQSENMKLRAKLDEIKLKYEPEEKIEVPVVKKRREVLPVDMTTPNNICAVGEEVYRLPSQKEEAQSCPSNLEDNLQLEKTVFINTPGVILSPHKDLSMDIQPMKEKKCVKLTGVPADSEGLSERSGNTPNSPRLAAESRLQTEVKEGKEAARKLEKETCKKSHPILYVSSKSTPETQCPQQ; encoded by the exons aTGGAGGCAGATATAATTGCAGATCTTCGATGCAAACTCAAAGAGGTTGAGGAAGAGCGACTGCGAGCTGCACAGTATGGTTTACAGCTTGTGGAGAGCCAGACTGAACTGCAGAATCAGTTGGATAAATGTCGTCATGAAATGATGACCATGACTGAG AATTATGAACAAGAAAAATACACTCTTCAGAGAGAAGTAGAGCTCAAGAGTCGAATGTTAGAAAGTTTGAGCTCTGAATGTGAAGctattaaacaacaacaaaagatacACCTGGAGAAATTAGAAGAACAGTTGAGCAGAAGCCATGGACAGGAAGTGAATGAACTAAAAAATAAG ttagaaaagctgaaagcagAATTAGACGAAGCTAGGCTTAGTGAAAAGCAGTTGAAGCACAAAGTGGATCACCAGAAGGAACTCCTCTCCTGTAAATCAGAGGAAATGCGGATAATGTCTGAACGTGTGCATGAAAGCATGTCTTCAGAGATGCTGGCTCTTCAAATTGAGCTGACTGAAATGGAAAGTATGAAG ACCACCCTCAAAGAAGAAGTGAATGAACTACAGTACAGACAAGAACAACTGGAACTTCTTAGTACTAATCTACTGCGCCAGGTGGACcggcttaaagaagaaaaagaggagcgGGAGAAAGAAGCAGTTGCATACTATAATGCCTTAGAG AAAGCTCGTGTAGCAAATCAAGATCTTCAGGTACAGTTAGACCAGGCACTCCAGCAAGCCTTGGACCCCAGTAGTAAAGGCAACTCTTTGTTTGCAGAG GTAGAAGATCGAAGGGCAGCAATGGAACGTCAGCTTATCAGCATGAAAGTCAAATATCAGTCACTAAAGAAGCAAAATGCATTTAATAGAGAACAGATGCAAAGAATGAAG AGTTTATGTGAAAATATGGAATCTAAGCCTGCAGCCAACTCTAATGCTCTGGAAGATAACACTTACTACACAGATTTACTTCAGATAAAGCTTGACAACTTAAA caaagaaaatgaaagcactaaAGGTGAATTATCCATACAGAGAATGAAAGCATTATTTGAGAGCCAGCGGGCTCTGGATATTGAACGAAAACTTTTTGCAAATGAAAGATGCCTCCAGGTTTCCCAAAGTGAAAATATGAAACTGAGAGCTAAACTAGATGAGATAAAACTGAAGTATGAACCTGAAG AGAAAATTGAAGTGCCTGTAGTCAAAAAAAGGCGTGAAGTACTGCCTGTGGATATGACCACCCCTAACAATATATGTGCTGTTGGGGAAGAAGTTTATAGATTACCATCTCAGAAGGAGGAGGCACAGTCCTGTCCTAGCAATTTAGAAGATAACTTGCAGTTAGAAAAGACAGTTTTTATAAATACACCAGGAGTCATTCTCTCTCCTCACAAAGATCTGTCCATGGATATTCAgccaatgaaggaaaagaaatgtgtgAAACTTACAGGAGTTCCAGCGGACTCTGAAGGCTTAAGTGAAAGAAGTGGAAACACCCCTAACTCTCCCAG GTTAGCTGCTGAATCAAGACTTCAAACAGAAgttaaagaagggaaagaagctgcaaggaaattggaaaaggaaACTTGTAAGAAATCACACCCCATTCTATACGTGTCCTCCAAATCAACTCCAGAGACCCAGTGCCCTCAGCAGTAA
- the SPDL1 gene encoding protein Spindly isoform X2, whose translation MEADIIADLRCKLKEVEEERLRAAQYGLQLVESQTELQNQLDKCRHEMMTMTENYEQEKYTLQREVELKSRMLESLSSECEAIKQQQKIHLEKLEEQLSRSHGQEVNELKNKLEKLKAELDEARLSEKQLKHKVDHQKELLSCKSEEMRIMSERVHESMSSEMLALQIELTEMESMKTTLKEEVNELQYRQEQLELLSTNLLRQVDRLKEEKEEREKEAVAYYNALEKARVANQDLQVQLDQALQQALDPSSKGNSLFAEVEDRRAAMERQLISMKVKYQSLKKQNAFNREQMQRMKLQIATLLQMKGSQTEFEQQERLLAMLEQKNGEIKHLLGEIRNLEKFKSLCENMESKPAANSNALEDNTYYTDLLQIKLDNLNKENESTKGELSIQRMKALFESQRALDIERKLFANERCLQVSQSENMKLRAKLDEIKLKYEPEEKIEVPVVKKRREVLPVDMTTPNNICAVGEEVYRLPSQKEEAQSCPSNLEDNLQLEKTVFINTPGVILSPHKDLSMDIQPMKEKKCVKLTGVPADSEGLSERSGNTPNSPRLAAESRLQTEVKEGKEAARKLEKETCKKSHPILYVSSKSTPETQCPQQ comes from the exons aTGGAGGCAGATATAATTGCAGATCTTCGATGCAAACTCAAAGAGGTTGAGGAAGAGCGACTGCGAGCTGCACAGTATGGTTTACAGCTTGTGGAGAGCCAGACTGAACTGCAGAATCAGTTGGATAAATGTCGTCATGAAATGATGACCATGACTGAG AATTATGAACAAGAAAAATACACTCTTCAGAGAGAAGTAGAGCTCAAGAGTCGAATGTTAGAAAGTTTGAGCTCTGAATGTGAAGctattaaacaacaacaaaagatacACCTGGAGAAATTAGAAGAACAGTTGAGCAGAAGCCATGGACAGGAAGTGAATGAACTAAAAAATAAG ttagaaaagctgaaagcagAATTAGACGAAGCTAGGCTTAGTGAAAAGCAGTTGAAGCACAAAGTGGATCACCAGAAGGAACTCCTCTCCTGTAAATCAGAGGAAATGCGGATAATGTCTGAACGTGTGCATGAAAGCATGTCTTCAGAGATGCTGGCTCTTCAAATTGAGCTGACTGAAATGGAAAGTATGAAG ACCACCCTCAAAGAAGAAGTGAATGAACTACAGTACAGACAAGAACAACTGGAACTTCTTAGTACTAATCTACTGCGCCAGGTGGACcggcttaaagaagaaaaagaggagcgGGAGAAAGAAGCAGTTGCATACTATAATGCCTTAGAG AAAGCTCGTGTAGCAAATCAAGATCTTCAGGTACAGTTAGACCAGGCACTCCAGCAAGCCTTGGACCCCAGTAGTAAAGGCAACTCTTTGTTTGCAGAG GTAGAAGATCGAAGGGCAGCAATGGAACGTCAGCTTATCAGCATGAAAGTCAAATATCAGTCACTAAAGAAGCAAAATGCATTTAATAGAGAACAGATGCAAAGAATGAAG ttacaaATTGCCACATTGCTACAAATGAAAGGGTCTCAAACTGAATTTGAGCAGCAGGAACGGTTGCTTGCCATGTTGGAGCAGAAGAATGGTGAAATTAAACATCTCTTAGGTGAAATTAGAAATCTGGAGAAATTTAAG AGTTTATGTGAAAATATGGAATCTAAGCCTGCAGCCAACTCTAATGCTCTGGAAGATAACACTTACTACACAGATTTACTTCAGATAAAGCTTGACAACTTAAA caaagaaaatgaaagcactaaAGGTGAATTATCCATACAGAGAATGAAAGCATTATTTGAGAGCCAGCGGGCTCTGGATATTGAACGAAAACTTTTTGCAAATGAAAGATGCCTCCAGGTTTCCCAAAGTGAAAATATGAAACTGAGAGCTAAACTAGATGAGATAAAACTGAAGTATGAACCTGAAG AGAAAATTGAAGTGCCTGTAGTCAAAAAAAGGCGTGAAGTACTGCCTGTGGATATGACCACCCCTAACAATATATGTGCTGTTGGGGAAGAAGTTTATAGATTACCATCTCAGAAGGAGGAGGCACAGTCCTGTCCTAGCAATTTAGAAGATAACTTGCAGTTAGAAAAGACAGTTTTTATAAATACACCAGGAGTCATTCTCTCTCCTCACAAAGATCTGTCCATGGATATTCAgccaatgaaggaaaagaaatgtgtgAAACTTACAGGAGTTCCAGCGGACTCTGAAGGCTTAAGTGAAAGAAGTGGAAACACCCCTAACTCTCCCAG GTTAGCTGCTGAATCAAGACTTCAAACAGAAgttaaagaagggaaagaagctgcaaggaaattggaaaaggaaACTTGTAAGAAATCACACCCCATTCTATACGTGTCCTCCAAATCAACTCCAGAGACCCAGTGCCCTCAGCAGTAA
- the SPDL1 gene encoding protein Spindly isoform X1 — protein sequence MEADIIADLRCKLKEVEEERLRAAQYGLQLVESQTELQNQLDKCRHEMMTMTENYEQEKYTLQREVELKSRMLESLSSECEAIKQQQKIHLEKLEEQLSRSHGQEVNELKNKLEKLKAELDEARLSEKQLKHKVDHQKELLSCKSEEMRIMSERVHESMSSEMLALQIELTEMESMKTTLKEEVNELQYRQEQLELLSTNLLRQVDRLKEEKEEREKEAVAYYNALEKARVANQDLQVQLDQALQQALDPSSKGNSLFAEVEDRRAAMERQLISMKVKYQSLKKQNAFNREQMQRMKLQIATLLQMKGSQTEFEQQERLLAMLEQKNGEIKHLLGEIRNLEKFKSLCENMESKPAANSNALEDNTYYTDLLQIKLDNLNKENESTKGELSIQRMKALFESQRALDIERKLFANERCLQVSQSENMKLRAKLDEIKLKYEPEEKIEVPVVKKRREVLPVDMTTPNNICAVGEEVYRLPSQKEEAQSCPSNLEDNLQLEKTVFINTPGVILSPHKDLSMDIQPMKEKKCVKLTGVPADSEGLSERSGNTPNSPRSVSSFLQGKQQTSPSLLYRCMNCAICFFIYFLSIACSIIPQFHLPTFNFSKTLRKTKMIARGKDS from the exons aTGGAGGCAGATATAATTGCAGATCTTCGATGCAAACTCAAAGAGGTTGAGGAAGAGCGACTGCGAGCTGCACAGTATGGTTTACAGCTTGTGGAGAGCCAGACTGAACTGCAGAATCAGTTGGATAAATGTCGTCATGAAATGATGACCATGACTGAG AATTATGAACAAGAAAAATACACTCTTCAGAGAGAAGTAGAGCTCAAGAGTCGAATGTTAGAAAGTTTGAGCTCTGAATGTGAAGctattaaacaacaacaaaagatacACCTGGAGAAATTAGAAGAACAGTTGAGCAGAAGCCATGGACAGGAAGTGAATGAACTAAAAAATAAG ttagaaaagctgaaagcagAATTAGACGAAGCTAGGCTTAGTGAAAAGCAGTTGAAGCACAAAGTGGATCACCAGAAGGAACTCCTCTCCTGTAAATCAGAGGAAATGCGGATAATGTCTGAACGTGTGCATGAAAGCATGTCTTCAGAGATGCTGGCTCTTCAAATTGAGCTGACTGAAATGGAAAGTATGAAG ACCACCCTCAAAGAAGAAGTGAATGAACTACAGTACAGACAAGAACAACTGGAACTTCTTAGTACTAATCTACTGCGCCAGGTGGACcggcttaaagaagaaaaagaggagcgGGAGAAAGAAGCAGTTGCATACTATAATGCCTTAGAG AAAGCTCGTGTAGCAAATCAAGATCTTCAGGTACAGTTAGACCAGGCACTCCAGCAAGCCTTGGACCCCAGTAGTAAAGGCAACTCTTTGTTTGCAGAG GTAGAAGATCGAAGGGCAGCAATGGAACGTCAGCTTATCAGCATGAAAGTCAAATATCAGTCACTAAAGAAGCAAAATGCATTTAATAGAGAACAGATGCAAAGAATGAAG ttacaaATTGCCACATTGCTACAAATGAAAGGGTCTCAAACTGAATTTGAGCAGCAGGAACGGTTGCTTGCCATGTTGGAGCAGAAGAATGGTGAAATTAAACATCTCTTAGGTGAAATTAGAAATCTGGAGAAATTTAAG AGTTTATGTGAAAATATGGAATCTAAGCCTGCAGCCAACTCTAATGCTCTGGAAGATAACACTTACTACACAGATTTACTTCAGATAAAGCTTGACAACTTAAA caaagaaaatgaaagcactaaAGGTGAATTATCCATACAGAGAATGAAAGCATTATTTGAGAGCCAGCGGGCTCTGGATATTGAACGAAAACTTTTTGCAAATGAAAGATGCCTCCAGGTTTCCCAAAGTGAAAATATGAAACTGAGAGCTAAACTAGATGAGATAAAACTGAAGTATGAACCTGAAG AGAAAATTGAAGTGCCTGTAGTCAAAAAAAGGCGTGAAGTACTGCCTGTGGATATGACCACCCCTAACAATATATGTGCTGTTGGGGAAGAAGTTTATAGATTACCATCTCAGAAGGAGGAGGCACAGTCCTGTCCTAGCAATTTAGAAGATAACTTGCAGTTAGAAAAGACAGTTTTTATAAATACACCAGGAGTCATTCTCTCTCCTCACAAAGATCTGTCCATGGATATTCAgccaatgaaggaaaagaaatgtgtgAAACTTACAGGAGTTCCAGCGGACTCTGAAGGCTTAAGTGAAAGAAGTGGAAACACCCCTAACTCTCCCAGGTCAGTGTCATCTTTTCTTCAAGGCAAACAGCAGACCTCTCCATCTCTTCTCTATCGCTGCATGAACTGTGCTAtctgtttttttatctattttcttagtATTGCATGTAGTATAATTCCTCAATTTCATCTGCCTACCTTCAACTTTTCTAAAACTTTAAGAAAGACTAAAATGATTGCAAGGGGAAAGGACTCCTGA